In one window of Lepidochelys kempii isolate rLepKem1 chromosome 27, rLepKem1.hap2, whole genome shotgun sequence DNA:
- the LOC140903832 gene encoding telethonin-like produces MFGKRMVPHSMGVLSAAELGCLVKEEDVVRHESFTAEWRDLSLSTRPEEGCCLREADDRRKETYWQQQETRFVVQRSPGLLMWLGRLGEPLARYPLPYQRVLPLPLFVPADLSAKAERGATPPQLRHRMDFETALAGGAPPSGQCRDKRAVSEITKELPPVVQPSRPDFGKGDFPRSLSRSLSQEAQRG; encoded by the exons ATGTTCGGCAAGCGCATGGTCCCGCACAGCATGGGGGTGCTGTCGGCGGCCGAGCTGGGCTGCCTGGTGAAGGAGGAGGACGTGGTGCGGCACGAATCCTTCACGGCCGAATGGAGGGACCTGTCGCTCTCCACCAGGCCCGAGGAGGG ctgctgcctgcGGGAGGCGGACGATCGGCGCAAGGAGACGtactggcagcagcaggagacgcGCTTCGTGGTGCAGCGATCGCCCGGGCTCCTCATGTGGCTGGGCCGGCTGGGCGAGCCCCTGGCCCGCTACCCCCTGCCCTACCAGCgggtgctgcccctgcccctcttcGTGCCGGCCGACCTGAGCGCCAAGGCCGAGCGGGGAGCCACCCCGCCCCAGCTGCGCCACAGGATGGACTTCGAGACGGCCCTGGCCGGGGGCGCCCCGCCCAGCGGGCAGTGCCGGGACAAGAGGGCCGTGTCGGAGATCACCAAGGAGCTGCCCCCCGTCGTCCAGCCCAGCCGGCCCGACTTCGGCAAGGGGGActtcccccgctccctgtcccgcTCCCTGTCCCAGGAGGCGCAGAGGGGCTGA